A genome region from Baekduia alba includes the following:
- the hisH gene encoding imidazole glycerol phosphate synthase subunit HisH — protein sequence MGDVTLGVVDYGMGNRRSMEKSLERAGATVVLTGDHDALRATDGLVVPGVGAFARAMALLNESGLTELIRDRAAAGVPVLGSCLGMQLLFEHSPEFGGADGLGLLPGEVVPLDARGQKLPHIGWNNVRWSRPSALSAGLPDPTPFYHVHSFVPAIALDSEIALGISDYGSEFASVVGQGNVFGTQFHPEKSSRDGIALLANFVRVCTSVEATAA from the coding sequence ATGGGTGACGTGACGCTCGGCGTCGTCGACTACGGCATGGGCAACCGCCGCTCCATGGAGAAGTCGCTGGAGCGCGCGGGCGCGACGGTCGTCCTCACCGGCGACCACGACGCGCTGCGCGCCACCGACGGCCTCGTCGTGCCGGGCGTCGGCGCGTTCGCCCGTGCGATGGCGTTGTTGAACGAGTCGGGGCTGACCGAGCTGATTCGCGACCGCGCGGCGGCCGGCGTCCCCGTGCTCGGCTCCTGCCTGGGCATGCAGCTGCTCTTCGAGCACAGCCCCGAGTTCGGCGGAGCCGACGGCCTGGGCCTGCTGCCCGGCGAGGTCGTGCCGCTGGACGCGCGCGGCCAGAAGCTTCCGCACATCGGCTGGAACAACGTCCGCTGGTCGCGGCCCAGCGCGTTGAGCGCGGGCCTGCCCGACCCGACGCCGTTCTACCACGTGCACTCCTTCGTTCCCGCGATCGCGCTCGACAGCGAGATCGCGCTCGGCATCAGCGACTACGGCAGCGAGTTCGCGTCGGTCGTCGGCCAGGGGAACGTGTTCGGCACCCAGTTCCATCCAGAGAAGTCCTCGCGCGACGGCATCGCCCTGCTGGCGAACTTCGTGCGTGTGTGTACGTCAGTGGAGGCGACGGCAGCTTGA
- the hisA gene encoding 1-(5-phosphoribosyl)-5-[(5-phosphoribosylamino)methylideneamino]imidazole-4-carboxamide isomerase, with product MILYPAIDISEGKAVRLVKGDFNQVTVYEDSPLEAARAWVDAGARFLHVVDLDGARYGSPKSLDHLEQIANELHVPVQYGGGLRSLPAVRDALRAGAERVILGTAAFNDIDFLDDVLGAFRDRTIVSVDTRGGNVSTSGWQETTQMPAAAVIERLQNRGVRSFVYTDVDRDGMLGGIDFEAVKRIANVVRGRFIYSGGIGSVEDLRGLRDLRQVNLGGVIAGKALYEGRFTIAEGQKALQPEVVDRSDKKPYRPVPATD from the coding sequence TTGATCCTGTACCCGGCGATCGACATCAGCGAAGGCAAGGCGGTCCGCCTGGTCAAAGGTGACTTCAATCAAGTCACGGTCTACGAGGACTCGCCCTTGGAAGCCGCCCGCGCGTGGGTGGACGCCGGCGCGAGGTTCCTCCACGTCGTGGACCTCGACGGCGCGCGTTACGGCTCCCCGAAGTCGCTGGACCACCTGGAGCAGATCGCCAACGAGCTGCACGTGCCCGTCCAGTACGGCGGCGGCCTGCGGTCGCTGCCGGCCGTCCGCGACGCGTTGCGCGCCGGCGCCGAGCGCGTGATCCTCGGCACGGCGGCGTTCAACGACATCGACTTCCTCGACGACGTGCTCGGCGCCTTCCGCGACCGCACGATCGTGTCGGTCGACACGCGCGGCGGCAACGTCTCGACCTCCGGTTGGCAGGAGACCACGCAGATGCCGGCCGCAGCGGTCATCGAGCGGCTGCAGAACCGCGGCGTGCGCTCGTTCGTCTACACCGACGTCGACCGCGACGGCATGCTCGGCGGCATCGACTTCGAGGCCGTCAAGCGGATCGCCAACGTCGTGCGCGGCCGGTTCATCTACTCCGGCGGCATCGGCTCCGTCGAAGACCTCCGCGGCCTGCGCGACCTGCGCCAGGTCAACCTCGGCGGCGTCATCGCCGGCAAGGCGCTCTACGAGGGCCGCTTCACGATCGCCGAAGGCCAGAAGGCGCTCCAGCCCGAGGTCGTCGACCGCAGCGACAAGAAGCCCTACCGACCGGTTCCGGCGACGGACTGA
- a CDS encoding PKD domain-containing protein: MSPRVARLLALLVLAVAGVAPAVAHADPPPGETARVLAPLGAAGPGGGVGVDVRPAGGAPVVSSGADAQYEPASSVKVLYGVAAERRVVAGQATFAGAIKAYKYPDSPNANGNPSSPTLCPVASDEVAANARTGITLGGAEQGMLVHSDNTLTRAILLAGGGLGPINAVATAAGMTSTALHQDFIGCAYRGGKRNVTTLADMSRFYAALDAGRLVAAAGRDHLYATMLHGTYSTASDFGKMVADEAQKLGLPSSVVIPFLDQAWFAQKGGSYASPCGGPYGQPPACGSSTDTTRYATDMSLTELQRIPFMRLDGSIDLRTYTSGAYVFDRLCTTDACVDGAQSAVATAASVEGLRSVVHDALLSRLVAADAPPVARFGAPPAGVATGAAVAFDASGSSDADGPIAHYAWDFGDGSTAQGATAAHAYATPGTRTVTLTVTDALGRTGTATQTVSVVLASAAAADTKPPTLRVRSAHKVRARRALTLKLTLSEPATVSVTVTHASAGRRKGSRCVAPPKARHGRACKRTVVALRTTVKNRKSGSLRLRGIAKLRPGRYRLTISAHDAAGNAARPVRITLTVARARTRR, encoded by the coding sequence ATGTCCCCCCGTGTTGCTCGTCTCCTCGCGCTGCTCGTCCTCGCTGTTGCCGGGGTCGCGCCGGCGGTCGCCCACGCCGATCCGCCGCCCGGCGAGACCGCGCGGGTCCTGGCGCCGCTCGGCGCGGCGGGGCCCGGCGGCGGCGTGGGCGTCGACGTCCGCCCCGCCGGCGGCGCACCGGTCGTCAGCTCCGGCGCCGATGCGCAGTACGAGCCGGCCAGCTCGGTGAAGGTGCTCTACGGCGTGGCCGCTGAGCGTCGCGTCGTGGCCGGTCAGGCGACGTTCGCCGGCGCGATCAAGGCCTACAAGTACCCTGACTCGCCCAACGCGAACGGCAACCCGTCGAGCCCAACGCTCTGCCCGGTCGCCAGCGACGAGGTCGCGGCCAACGCGCGGACCGGGATCACGCTGGGCGGCGCCGAGCAGGGCATGTTGGTGCACTCCGACAACACGCTGACACGCGCGATCCTGCTCGCGGGGGGCGGACTCGGGCCGATCAACGCGGTCGCCACCGCGGCCGGCATGACCAGCACCGCGCTGCACCAGGACTTCATCGGCTGCGCGTACCGCGGCGGGAAGCGCAACGTGACCACGCTGGCGGACATGAGCCGGTTCTACGCGGCGCTCGACGCGGGCCGGCTGGTCGCCGCCGCGGGCCGCGACCACCTCTACGCGACGATGCTCCACGGGACGTACTCGACGGCCTCTGACTTCGGCAAGATGGTCGCCGACGAGGCGCAGAAGCTCGGGTTGCCGAGCAGCGTGGTCATCCCGTTCCTCGACCAGGCGTGGTTCGCGCAGAAGGGCGGCTCGTACGCCTCGCCCTGCGGCGGCCCGTACGGCCAGCCGCCGGCGTGCGGCAGCTCGACCGACACCACCCGGTACGCGACCGACATGTCGCTCACCGAGCTGCAGCGGATCCCGTTCATGCGGCTCGACGGCAGCATCGACCTGCGGACCTACACCTCCGGCGCGTACGTGTTCGACCGGCTGTGCACGACGGACGCTTGCGTCGACGGCGCGCAGAGCGCGGTCGCCACGGCGGCGTCGGTCGAGGGCCTGCGGTCGGTCGTGCACGACGCGCTGCTCAGCCGCCTCGTCGCGGCCGACGCGCCCCCGGTCGCGCGCTTCGGCGCGCCGCCGGCCGGTGTGGCCACCGGTGCCGCGGTCGCGTTCGACGCGAGCGGCTCGAGCGATGCCGACGGCCCGATCGCGCATTACGCTTGGGACTTCGGCGACGGCTCGACCGCGCAGGGCGCGACCGCGGCGCACGCCTACGCGACGCCCGGCACCCGCACGGTGACGCTGACCGTGACCGACGCGCTCGGACGCACGGGCACGGCCACGCAGACGGTCTCGGTCGTGCTGGCGTCCGCCGCAGCGGCCGACACCAAGCCGCCCACGCTCCGCGTCCGGTCGGCGCACAAGGTCCGGGCCCGCCGCGCGCTGACGCTGAAGCTCACGCTGAGCGAGCCGGCGACCGTGTCGGTCACCGTGACCCACGCCAGCGCGGGCCGGCGCAAGGGCTCGCGCTGCGTCGCACCGCCGAAGGCCAGGCATGGTCGTGCCTGCAAGCGCACCGTCGTCGCGCTGCGCACGACCGTGAAGAACCGCAAGTCCGGCAGCCTGCGCCTGCGCGGCATCGCGAAGCTTCGACCGGGCCGCTACCGCCTGACGATCTCCGCCCACGACGCGGCCGGCAACGCCGCACGCCCGGTCCGGATCACGCTGACCGTCGCGCGCGCCCGGACGCGCCGCTGA
- the hisF gene encoding imidazole glycerol phosphate synthase subunit HisF: MHLKRVIPCLDVDNGRVVKGTNFVGLRDAGDPVELAERYDAEGADEIIFLDITATHEQRETIVDLARRTADNVFIPFTIGGGIRSVADAQAVLDAGADKVSVNSAAVSRPGLLDELAEHFGSQCVVLAIDAKRRVDASQADGWEVFVAGGRTPTGRDAVEWAVEGVRRGAGEILLTSMDRDGTKDGYDLELTRAIAQAVDVPVIASGGAGDLDDLTDALNAGADAALVASLFHFGEHTVAEAKARLVEAGVPVRP; encoded by the coding sequence GTGCACCTCAAGCGCGTGATCCCCTGCCTGGACGTCGACAACGGCCGTGTCGTCAAGGGCACCAACTTCGTGGGGCTGCGCGATGCGGGCGACCCGGTCGAGCTGGCCGAGCGCTACGACGCCGAGGGCGCCGACGAGATCATCTTCCTCGACATCACCGCGACGCACGAGCAGCGCGAGACGATCGTCGACCTCGCGCGCCGCACGGCCGACAACGTGTTCATCCCGTTCACGATCGGCGGCGGCATCCGCTCCGTGGCCGACGCGCAGGCCGTCCTGGACGCGGGCGCCGACAAGGTCTCGGTCAACTCGGCGGCGGTGTCGCGGCCCGGCCTGCTCGACGAGCTCGCCGAGCACTTCGGCTCGCAGTGCGTGGTGCTGGCGATCGACGCCAAGCGCCGGGTCGACGCCTCGCAGGCCGACGGCTGGGAGGTCTTCGTCGCCGGCGGGCGGACGCCGACGGGCCGCGACGCGGTCGAGTGGGCGGTCGAGGGCGTGCGCCGCGGCGCCGGCGAGATCCTGCTCACGTCGATGGACCGCGACGGCACCAAGGACGGATACGACCTCGAGCTGACCCGTGCGATCGCGCAGGCCGTCGACGTTCCCGTCATCGCCTCCGGCGGCGCGGGCGACCTGGACGACCTCACCGACGCGCTCAACGCGGGCGCCGACGCGGCGCTCGTCGCGTCGCTCTTCCACTTCGGCGAGCACACGGTCGCCGAGGCCAAGGCGCGCCTGGTCGAGGCCGGCGTGCCGGTCCGCCCCTAG
- a CDS encoding PKD domain-containing protein yields MHGVARVLAVAACALTTAVFCSAASADVQAVNAASTAGTGSTIQVPGFAVAAGGDRLLAVGISTTAGATVSGVTYGGQALTSRSADGATAQSGPGTRAQIWTLSNPPVGSATVAVTFAGSASAVVGATAFTGVDQLDPVLAATSQSLDVSANSASLVFNNTVKADGMFGVIALDNLANTSEPVVGGATDLVTPTQAWKATSGVHGSAASRSGNTGANQATTAGINWHWTFLDGQQRDPYTQVIVALRHSTAAPVVVAPTVTTPTSAAVTTTTATLGGTVTSNGGGALSASGVVYCASPCTPAIGGAGVTQIPLATPVVGTFTVPASALSPSTGYTFRAYATNSAGTGYSGGGSFTTATPNRAPTADAGGPYTTVEGSGVSLAATGSDPDGDPLSYSWDVDGDGTYGDATGATPTLTAAQLGTLGLGDGPDASSVRVRVSDGSLTTTSATATLTVTNTAPSAALANDGPVVEGADATVSFTGATDASEADATAGVRYAYDTDDDGIWDVGGATYATAVTTTSTTVPTLDDGVRTVRGLVIDKDGGFRAYTTAITETGAAPAATLGNSGPVVEGSDATVSFTGASDASPADTTAGLHYAYDVDDDGTWDVGDGTYAGGVTTTGATLPTTDDGTTTVRAAVIDKDGLKTEYTTDVVATNGAPAVTVTAPPGTTPIEAALTFALATTDPSSADTAAGFTYDVDWGDGHAETLTAAAAATVVHTYATVGDHTVAVVATDKDGAKSTAGTTTVTIPARPAPPADPAPTTTTTPTSTPAPAPVVAASAPSIIKVQSLTVAPRCVASAAATSRSVKIRYRLTAAAAVRVTIQRGTGSQALRTCPPVRGRQQDDGHYQPGTYKPVTAKETTGSPGGTSLTIAKGGKGGAVGTIATLRPQALLAKGEKLKPGTYLLTVAVLGTDGKAQSTARVKFWVLKPKA; encoded by the coding sequence ATGCATGGGGTTGCGCGGGTCCTCGCGGTTGCAGCGTGCGCGCTGACGACCGCCGTCTTCTGCTCGGCGGCGTCGGCCGACGTCCAGGCCGTCAACGCGGCGTCGACCGCCGGCACGGGCTCGACGATCCAGGTGCCGGGCTTCGCCGTCGCCGCCGGCGGCGACCGCCTCCTGGCCGTCGGGATCTCGACGACCGCCGGCGCGACGGTGAGCGGCGTGACCTACGGCGGCCAGGCGCTGACCAGCCGCAGCGCGGACGGCGCGACCGCCCAGTCCGGCCCAGGGACCCGCGCGCAGATCTGGACGCTGAGCAATCCGCCGGTGGGCTCGGCGACCGTGGCCGTCACCTTCGCGGGCTCGGCGTCCGCGGTCGTCGGGGCGACGGCCTTCACCGGCGTCGACCAGCTCGATCCCGTCCTCGCCGCGACCTCCCAGAGCCTGGACGTCAGCGCGAACTCCGCGTCCCTCGTCTTCAACAACACCGTCAAGGCCGACGGCATGTTCGGCGTGATCGCGCTGGACAACCTCGCCAACACGAGCGAGCCGGTGGTGGGCGGCGCGACCGACCTCGTCACCCCGACGCAGGCGTGGAAGGCGACGTCGGGCGTGCACGGCTCCGCCGCATCGCGCTCGGGCAACACCGGCGCCAACCAGGCGACGACGGCGGGCATCAACTGGCATTGGACTTTCCTCGACGGCCAGCAGCGCGACCCCTACACCCAGGTGATCGTCGCCTTGCGGCACTCCACCGCCGCACCCGTCGTCGTCGCGCCCACCGTCACCACGCCGACCAGCGCGGCCGTCACGACGACGACCGCGACGCTCGGCGGCACCGTGACGAGCAACGGCGGCGGCGCGCTGAGCGCCAGCGGCGTCGTGTACTGCGCCTCGCCCTGCACGCCGGCGATCGGCGGCGCGGGCGTGACCCAGATCCCGCTCGCCACGCCGGTGGTCGGGACGTTCACGGTGCCGGCGTCGGCGCTGTCGCCTTCGACGGGCTACACCTTCCGCGCCTACGCCACCAACAGCGCCGGCACCGGTTACAGCGGCGGCGGGTCGTTCACCACCGCGACGCCCAACCGCGCGCCGACCGCGGACGCGGGCGGCCCCTACACGACCGTCGAAGGCTCGGGTGTGAGCCTCGCGGCCACCGGCTCGGACCCGGACGGCGACCCGCTGAGCTACTCGTGGGACGTCGACGGCGACGGCACGTACGGCGACGCGACGGGCGCGACGCCGACGCTCACGGCTGCGCAGCTGGGGACGCTGGGCCTCGGCGACGGCCCGGACGCTTCGAGCGTGCGCGTCCGCGTCTCCGACGGGTCGCTGACGACGACCTCGGCGACGGCGACGCTGACGGTCACCAACACCGCGCCCTCCGCCGCGTTGGCCAACGACGGCCCGGTCGTCGAGGGCGCGGACGCCACGGTGTCCTTCACCGGCGCGACGGACGCCTCGGAAGCCGACGCCACCGCCGGGGTCCGCTACGCCTACGACACCGACGACGACGGCATCTGGGACGTCGGCGGCGCCACCTACGCGACCGCCGTCACCACCACGTCGACGACCGTCCCGACGCTCGACGACGGCGTTCGGACCGTCCGCGGGCTCGTCATCGACAAGGACGGCGGGTTCCGCGCGTACACCACGGCCATCACCGAGACCGGCGCGGCGCCGGCCGCGACGCTCGGCAACAGCGGGCCGGTCGTCGAGGGCTCCGACGCCACCGTGTCGTTCACGGGCGCGAGCGACGCGTCGCCCGCCGACACGACCGCCGGCCTCCACTACGCCTACGACGTCGATGACGACGGAACCTGGGACGTCGGCGACGGCACGTACGCCGGCGGCGTCACGACCACCGGCGCCACGCTGCCGACGACCGACGACGGCACCACCACGGTGCGCGCCGCGGTCATCGACAAGGACGGCCTGAAGACCGAGTACACGACCGACGTGGTCGCCACCAACGGCGCGCCGGCGGTCACGGTCACCGCGCCGCCCGGCACTACGCCGATCGAGGCCGCGCTGACCTTCGCGCTCGCGACGACCGACCCGTCCAGCGCCGACACCGCCGCCGGTTTCACCTACGACGTCGACTGGGGCGACGGGCACGCAGAGACGCTCACCGCGGCGGCCGCGGCGACCGTGGTGCACACCTATGCCACGGTCGGCGACCACACGGTCGCCGTCGTGGCCACCGACAAGGACGGCGCCAAGAGCACGGCCGGCACGACGACCGTGACGATCCCGGCGCGGCCCGCCCCGCCGGCCGACCCGGCGCCGACCACCACGACCACCCCGACGAGCACGCCGGCGCCCGCGCCCGTCGTCGCCGCCTCGGCGCCGTCGATCATCAAGGTCCAGAGCCTGACCGTCGCGCCGCGCTGCGTCGCGTCCGCCGCGGCGACCTCGCGCTCCGTCAAGATCCGCTACCGCCTGACCGCGGCCGCCGCCGTGCGGGTCACGATCCAACGCGGCACCGGCTCCCAGGCGCTCCGCACGTGCCCGCCGGTCCGCGGCCGCCAGCAGGACGACGGGCACTACCAGCCCGGCACCTACAAGCCGGTCACGGCCAAGGAGACCACCGGCTCGCCCGGTGGCACGTCGCTGACGATCGCCAAGGGCGGCAAGGGCGGCGCGGTCGGCACCATCGCAACGCTCCGCCCGCAGGCGCTGCTGGCCAAGGGCGAGAAGCTGAAGCCCGGCACCTACCTGCTGACGGTCGCCGTGCTCGGCACGGACGGCAAGGCGCAGAGCACGGCGCGGGTGAAGTTCTGGGTGTTGAAGCCCAAGGCCTAG
- a CDS encoding PQQ-binding-like beta-propeller repeat protein — protein sequence MTRPSGGRRRRLVWIVPVVVALLLAAGAVKVLTGGPGDVSNSDVEFDTAPPTAPTPTTPAPKTTTSSAKDPFADGFEWPVYGYTQNRARYLPLERNLRPPFNVRWKVTGSILLEFPPVICGKSLYLLKNNGALYAISRRTGHVRWKVKLGYLAASSPACSHGTVYAVMLSRGKGIRAGRIAAIAGYTGRTRWSRKLPSRAESSPLLDHGRLYFGSEDGTVYAMDAANGDIQWTYKAGGAVKGALALDDDGRLIFGDYGGHVTAIRRADGKQLWQTGTSGGAFGLKSGNFYATAAIAYGRVYIGNTDGFVYSFSARDGKLAWRHKTGGYVYSSPAISPVLGGTVYAGSYDGKLYAFDARTGSVRWTHKSGGKISGGPVVIGDLVFYSNLTKHSTGAVGAATGHAVWSIGRGAFNPVISDGQRIYLVGYATLYALGEEGRTAEGTLTAAGRKQRRAHLSAVAERRHRRYVDRRVLERKRAVARRLAARRKGLEVCFRSSGKTKCRVPKPPVCFTRKSDGRTICRARKA from the coding sequence ATGACCCGTCCCTCCGGCGGCCGCCGCCGTCGGCTGGTGTGGATCGTCCCGGTCGTCGTGGCGTTGCTGCTCGCGGCCGGTGCGGTCAAGGTGCTGACGGGCGGCCCGGGCGACGTCTCCAACTCCGACGTCGAGTTCGACACGGCGCCGCCGACCGCGCCGACGCCCACCACGCCCGCGCCGAAGACCACCACGTCGTCTGCCAAGGACCCGTTCGCCGACGGGTTCGAGTGGCCTGTCTACGGCTACACGCAGAACCGCGCGCGCTACCTGCCGCTGGAGCGCAACCTGCGGCCGCCGTTCAACGTGCGCTGGAAGGTGACGGGCTCGATCCTGCTCGAGTTCCCGCCGGTCATCTGCGGCAAGTCGCTGTACCTGCTCAAGAACAACGGCGCGCTCTACGCGATCTCGCGCCGGACGGGCCACGTGCGCTGGAAGGTCAAGCTCGGCTACCTCGCGGCGTCCTCGCCGGCGTGCTCGCACGGGACCGTCTACGCCGTCATGCTCTCGCGCGGCAAGGGGATCCGGGCGGGCCGCATCGCCGCCATCGCCGGCTACACGGGTCGCACGCGCTGGTCGCGCAAGCTGCCCAGCCGCGCCGAGTCCTCGCCGCTGCTCGACCACGGGCGGCTGTACTTCGGCTCCGAGGACGGGACCGTCTACGCGATGGACGCCGCCAACGGCGACATCCAGTGGACCTACAAGGCCGGCGGCGCGGTCAAGGGCGCGCTCGCGCTGGACGACGACGGGCGCCTGATCTTCGGCGACTACGGCGGACACGTCACCGCGATCCGCCGCGCCGACGGCAAGCAGCTGTGGCAGACCGGGACCAGCGGCGGCGCGTTCGGCCTGAAGTCGGGGAACTTCTACGCGACGGCGGCGATCGCCTACGGCCGCGTGTACATCGGCAACACCGACGGGTTCGTGTACTCCTTCAGCGCGCGCGACGGCAAGCTCGCGTGGCGCCACAAGACCGGCGGCTACGTCTACTCCTCCCCCGCGATCTCGCCCGTGCTCGGCGGCACGGTGTACGCCGGGTCCTACGACGGCAAGCTGTACGCCTTCGACGCGCGCACCGGCAGCGTGCGCTGGACCCACAAGAGCGGCGGCAAGATCTCCGGCGGCCCGGTCGTCATCGGCGACCTGGTGTTCTACTCCAACCTGACCAAGCACTCGACCGGCGCGGTCGGCGCGGCCACCGGGCACGCCGTGTGGTCGATCGGCCGCGGCGCGTTCAACCCCGTGATCTCCGACGGCCAGCGCATCTACCTCGTCGGCTACGCCACGTTGTACGCCTTGGGCGAGGAGGGCCGTACGGCCGAGGGGACGCTGACCGCGGCGGGGCGCAAGCAGCGGCGCGCACATCTGAGCGCGGTCGCCGAGCGCCGCCATCGCCGCTACGTCGACCGTCGCGTCCTGGAGCGCAAGCGCGCCGTCGCCCGCCGGCTGGCCGCGCGGCGCAAGGGTCTCGAGGTCTGCTTCAGGTCAAGCGGCAAGACCAAGTGCCGGGTGCCCAAGCCGCCGGTCTGCTTCACGCGCAAGTCCGACGGCCGGACGATCTGCCGGGCGCGGAAGGCCTAG
- a CDS encoding polyphenol oxidase family protein yields the protein MIEVELPGAMVRFTARAGGVSDGPYAALNLGLLTDDDPAAVEENRRRAAALAGAALAWGRQVHGTRVVTVDGPTAPADVVDADGVVTAARGVAAIVLTADCLPVALATPDAVAMVHAGWGGLAGGVLQAGVDALRALDPDGAIHAAIGPGAGACCYEVGDEVAARFPDAPRRADRTLDLKGIAARRLVDAGVAHVHDVQRCTMCEPDVFFSHRASGPITGRQGGLVWRS from the coding sequence ATGATCGAGGTCGAGCTTCCCGGCGCGATGGTGCGCTTCACGGCGCGGGCCGGTGGCGTCTCCGACGGGCCGTACGCCGCGCTGAACCTCGGGCTGCTCACCGACGACGACCCCGCGGCGGTGGAGGAGAACCGGCGGCGCGCCGCCGCGCTTGCCGGCGCGGCGCTGGCGTGGGGGCGGCAGGTGCACGGCACGCGCGTCGTGACCGTCGACGGGCCGACGGCGCCCGCGGACGTCGTCGACGCCGACGGCGTCGTCACCGCGGCCCGCGGCGTCGCGGCGATCGTCCTGACCGCCGACTGCCTGCCGGTCGCCCTGGCCACGCCGGACGCGGTCGCGATGGTGCACGCCGGGTGGGGCGGGCTGGCCGGCGGCGTGCTGCAGGCGGGCGTCGACGCGCTCCGGGCCCTGGATCCCGACGGCGCGATCCACGCCGCGATCGGCCCCGGCGCCGGCGCCTGCTGCTACGAGGTCGGCGACGAGGTCGCCGCGCGCTTCCCGGACGCGCCGCGGCGCGCCGACCGCACCCTGGACCTCAAGGGCATCGCCGCTCGCCGCCTGGTCGACGCCGGCGTCGCGCACGTCCACGACGTGCAGCGCTGCACGATGTGCGAGCCCGACGTCTTCTTCTCCCACCGCGCGTCCGGGCCGATCACCGGCCGGCAAGGAGGCCTCGTGTGGCGCAGCTGA
- a CDS encoding YggS family pyridoxal phosphate enzyme — translation MAQLIEGLTVEGVRANVERVRGEIADAAARAGRSADDVELLAAVKYVAIDELPVLAQAGIALVGENRAQELVRKHDAPGGTELTWDFIGHLQSRKVKQVVGLVRLIHSVGSDSVVDQLAKHATTDTQVLVEVNVCGEPDKSGIAPVLLPDFLARAREAVTPVGLMTMPPLAERAEDSRRHFAALAELAAEHGLHHLSMGTTQDFAVAVEEGATIVRVGTKLYL, via the coding sequence GTGGCGCAGCTGATCGAGGGGCTCACGGTCGAGGGCGTGCGCGCGAACGTCGAGCGCGTGCGCGGCGAGATCGCCGACGCGGCCGCGCGCGCCGGCCGCAGCGCCGACGACGTCGAGCTGCTGGCCGCCGTCAAGTACGTCGCGATCGACGAGCTGCCGGTGCTCGCGCAGGCCGGGATCGCGCTGGTCGGCGAGAACCGCGCCCAGGAGCTGGTCCGCAAGCACGACGCCCCCGGCGGCACCGAGCTGACCTGGGACTTCATCGGCCACCTCCAGTCGCGCAAGGTCAAGCAGGTCGTCGGGCTCGTGCGGCTGATCCACTCGGTCGGCAGCGACTCCGTCGTCGACCAGCTCGCGAAGCACGCGACCACCGACACGCAGGTCCTCGTCGAGGTCAACGTGTGCGGCGAGCCCGACAAGAGCGGGATCGCGCCCGTCCTGCTCCCGGACTTCCTCGCCCGCGCTCGCGAAGCGGTCACGCCGGTCGGCCTGATGACGATGCCGCCGCTGGCCGAGCGTGCCGAGGACTCGCGCCGCCACTTCGCCGCGCTGGCCGAGCTCGCGGCCGAGCACGGCCTCCATCACCTGTCGATGGGGACGACGCAGGACTTCGCGGTGGCCGTCGAGGAGGGCGCGACGATCGTGCGAGTGGGCACGAAGCTGTACTTGTGA
- a CDS encoding cell division protein SepF, which produces MAVSDSWHKALVYFGLAEERDNYAEEEDDYREPEQELEERYRERPNVRRLSSRRRRDEFDDIFADDEPPTRANLRPIGGGAAAPAKARNGSVKLHLVIPKSFNDAQQVADKFKDDIPVVLNLQSTDTDLSKRLIDFASGLTYALDGGMQRVADRVFMLTPRNVEISAEERAQLIEKGFFNQS; this is translated from the coding sequence GTGGCCGTGAGCGACAGCTGGCACAAGGCACTCGTGTACTTCGGCCTGGCCGAAGAGCGGGACAACTACGCCGAAGAAGAGGACGACTACCGCGAGCCCGAGCAGGAGCTCGAGGAGCGCTACCGCGAGCGTCCGAACGTCCGGCGCCTGAGCTCGCGCCGGCGGCGCGACGAGTTCGACGACATCTTCGCCGACGACGAGCCGCCGACCCGCGCCAACCTCCGCCCGATCGGCGGCGGCGCGGCCGCGCCGGCCAAGGCGCGCAACGGCAGCGTCAAGCTGCACCTGGTCATCCCCAAGTCCTTCAACGACGCCCAGCAGGTCGCCGACAAGTTCAAGGACGACATCCCGGTCGTGCTGAACCTGCAGTCGACCGACACCGATCTGTCCAAGCGGCTGATCGACTTCGCCTCCGGCCTCACCTACGCGCTCGACGGCGGCATGCAGCGCGTCGCCGACCGCGTCTTCATGCTCACGCCGCGCAACGTCGAGATCTCGGCCGAAGAGCGCGCGCAGCTGATCGAGAAGGGCTTCTTCAACCAGTCCTAG